The following proteins are co-located in the Alphaproteobacteria bacterium genome:
- a CDS encoding radical SAM protein, producing the protein MQMKTSIELDIGTRTFASGLLPELIAALRRSRPGDLLAIIGREAGVGDDLEAWCRFTRNTLLETTAEAGRTRWVIRCGEAPANADADRPVGSRLWLYTNFDCNLQCDYCCVRSSPKAPRRALGVERVRRIALEAAELGVSEIFVTGGEPFLLKDIGEILAACAEAAPTTVLTNGMLFAGRRLETLRSLSRERVTLQISLDSPTPERHDRHRGKGSWARALRGIECARAEGFRVRLAATVTTDDEAETFRRFLDAREIAEENRVIRRVALRGSATEGVALARADLVPEITITAAGVYWHPVGAEDADLLVTADIFPLAESFAAVRRAFDKESEHRRRLATIFNCA; encoded by the coding sequence ATGCAAATGAAGACGAGCATCGAGCTCGACATCGGAACGAGGACGTTCGCCTCCGGGCTGCTGCCGGAGCTGATTGCCGCGTTGCGTCGCAGCCGGCCCGGCGATCTCCTCGCCATCATCGGCCGCGAGGCGGGCGTTGGCGACGACCTTGAGGCTTGGTGCCGCTTTACTCGCAATACCTTGCTGGAAACAACCGCCGAGGCGGGCCGCACGCGTTGGGTCATTCGGTGCGGGGAAGCCCCCGCGAATGCCGACGCCGATCGACCCGTCGGTTCCCGGCTGTGGCTTTACACGAATTTCGATTGCAATCTGCAGTGCGATTATTGCTGTGTGCGCTCTTCACCAAAGGCGCCGCGGAGGGCACTCGGCGTCGAACGTGTGCGGCGGATCGCTCTTGAAGCAGCCGAGCTCGGCGTCAGCGAAATCTTTGTTACCGGCGGCGAGCCCTTTCTGCTCAAGGACATTGGTGAAATTCTGGCCGCGTGCGCCGAGGCGGCGCCGACGACAGTGCTCACCAACGGCATGCTCTTCGCGGGGCGGCGACTTGAGACCCTGCGTTCATTGTCGCGCGAGCGGGTGACGCTCCAGATCAGCTTGGACAGCCCCACACCCGAGCGGCATGACCGTCATCGTGGAAAGGGGTCATGGGCTCGCGCATTGAGGGGAATCGAGTGCGCACGCGCCGAAGGGTTTCGGGTGCGATTGGCGGCGACCGTGACGACCGATGACGAGGCAGAGACGTTCCGCCGCTTCCTCGACGCCAGGGAGATAGCCGAGGAGAACCGGGTCATACGCCGTGTCGCACTGCGGGGCTCCGCGACCGAGGGTGTGGCGCTCGCACGCGCGGATTTGGTGCCGGAGATAACGATCACGGCCGCCGGGGTCTACTGGCATCCGGTGGGAGCGGAAGATGCCGACTTGCTCGTGACCGCCGACATCTTCCCGCTTGCTGAATCGTTCGCCGCCGTGCGCCGTGCTTTCGACAAGGAAAGCGAGCATCGACGTCGCTTGGCGACGATTTTCAACTGTGCGTAA
- a CDS encoding SDR family oxidoreductase, whose amino-acid sequence MGVVVVTGGSRGIGADICRLAAEHGHSVCVNYVRGQREAHAVVDEIGKRGGHAIAVQADVTNEDQVVRMFDEVKSNLGQITALVNNAGEGGQHGPIESWQAAATRHLIEVNLFGPMICSREAVKRMAPKFGGKGGSIINISSASARTGSPGVFVHYAATKGGLDVFTTGLAKEVAKDGIRVNAVRPGYVRTEMYEEDLKQSPEWVRATIAAIPMGRMAEVRDVSSVVVWLLSDEASYVTGSIIDISGGRVTQ is encoded by the coding sequence ATGGGAGTCGTAGTCGTGACCGGCGGAAGCCGGGGTATCGGTGCGGATATCTGCCGGCTCGCGGCGGAGCACGGCCACAGCGTATGCGTCAACTACGTTCGAGGTCAAAGAGAAGCGCATGCCGTCGTGGACGAAATCGGAAAGCGCGGTGGACACGCCATCGCCGTTCAGGCCGACGTGACGAACGAGGACCAAGTCGTGCGGATGTTCGACGAGGTTAAGTCCAATCTTGGTCAGATAACCGCACTCGTGAATAACGCGGGCGAGGGCGGCCAGCATGGGCCAATCGAATCTTGGCAGGCGGCGGCGACGCGACACCTCATCGAAGTGAACCTCTTTGGTCCCATGATTTGCAGTCGCGAAGCGGTCAAGCGTATGGCCCCGAAATTCGGCGGAAAGGGCGGCAGCATTATCAACATCTCTTCCGCATCGGCCAGAACCGGTTCCCCCGGGGTCTTCGTCCACTATGCCGCGACAAAGGGCGGCCTTGATGTGTTCACCACGGGTTTGGCCAAAGAGGTGGCGAAGGACGGAATACGCGTGAATGCCGTGCGCCCGGGATACGTGCGCACCGAAATGTACGAAGAGGATCTCAAGCAGAGTCCCGAATGGGTGCGAGCCACGATTGCCGCCATCCCGATGGGTCGCATGGCCGAGGTTCGCGATGTATCCTCCGTCGTTGTGTGGCTTTTATCGGATGAGGCCTCCTACGTCACGGGTAGCATCATCGATATTTCGGGCGGACGAGTGACCCAATGA
- a CDS encoding MFS transporter, which yields MRLRDRGSSRGSKTKDDFLQSTTALRFAMLWLVGACTRATMLSLPPVIPFIHRDLDLSETAIGVLTSLPVLLLALGAVPGSLLVARTGLRRTLFLGLVMVTLFGAARGLGPSETTLFASTFLMGIGVAILQPAVPALVKSWFPARIGIATAIFTNGIIVGEIFGASFTVPLMRGSWELGLAIWSLVVLSTALLSQFLVEPVGAATPSNRLWWPNWRDKAMWDIGILLGCSSALYFGANAFVPDFLHAAGADDDIGPCLTVLNVSQLIAFIPMFFGSASVVGRRLPLVVSGVVGLVAVAGIVSGLPVLVFPAAAAIGFCTAFLLALTLALPPLLAKPEDVPRLSAGIFALAYLLAVVLPIVGGAIWDLTGVKESAFAPYAVGSILVIVFALLLDLRPHPDADRWGDLP from the coding sequence ATGCGGCTGCGCGACCGGGGCAGTTCACGCGGTTCAAAAACAAAGGACGATTTTCTGCAATCGACAACCGCACTGAGATTCGCAATGCTTTGGCTCGTCGGCGCATGCACGCGCGCCACGATGCTATCCTTGCCCCCGGTTATTCCATTTATTCACCGGGACCTTGACTTGAGCGAGACCGCGATTGGCGTTCTGACGTCGCTTCCGGTGTTGCTGCTCGCACTAGGCGCCGTACCCGGCTCGCTGCTCGTCGCGCGCACGGGACTTCGCCGCACGCTGTTTCTTGGCCTGGTCATGGTTACGCTTTTTGGCGCCGCTCGTGGCCTCGGTCCATCCGAGACGACGCTCTTCGCTTCGACTTTCTTGATGGGCATCGGCGTTGCAATTCTCCAGCCAGCAGTCCCAGCGCTCGTCAAAAGCTGGTTCCCTGCGCGCATCGGTATAGCGACCGCGATATTCACGAATGGGATAATTGTCGGCGAAATCTTCGGTGCAAGCTTCACGGTGCCACTCATGCGCGGAAGCTGGGAGCTTGGTCTTGCGATCTGGTCGCTGGTCGTACTCTCGACCGCCTTATTGTCGCAATTTCTCGTTGAACCGGTCGGCGCGGCCACGCCGTCGAATCGGCTCTGGTGGCCAAACTGGCGCGACAAGGCAATGTGGGACATCGGTATCTTGCTCGGCTGTAGTTCGGCTCTCTATTTCGGGGCAAATGCCTTTGTGCCGGATTTCCTGCACGCCGCAGGCGCTGACGACGACATCGGCCCTTGCTTGACGGTGCTGAACGTCTCGCAGCTGATTGCGTTCATTCCCATGTTTTTCGGTTCGGCCAGCGTTGTCGGCCGACGTCTGCCTCTGGTTGTCAGCGGCGTCGTGGGCCTCGTCGCCGTGGCAGGTATAGTCTCCGGTTTGCCCGTGCTCGTCTTTCCTGCGGCTGCCGCAATCGGATTTTGCACAGCATTCCTGCTGGCGCTCACCCTTGCGTTGCCGCCCCTTCTTGCGAAACCCGAGGATGTCCCTCGACTGTCCGCCGGAATATTCGCACTCGCCTATCTTTTGGCGGTTGTCCTGCCGATTGTCGGTGGCGCGATTTGGGACCTGACCGGTGTAAAAGAGAGCGCCTTCGCACCGTATGCAGTGGGAAGTATATTGGTCATCGTGTTTGCTTTGCTCCTAGACCTGCGGCCCCACCCGGACGCAGATCGCTGGGGCGATTTACCGTAA
- a CDS encoding Ldh family oxidoreductase, with amino-acid sequence MLNTRTCRIDVATLRQFMENILGAVGCDVATARVLAEVHLEADLRGIGVQGLNHLINSHVAKLKSGKEKPNVKPNLVHDRDAIAVIDGQSGPGPIAALFAAELAAQKAHKTGCAAVGVRNSHDLYMAGYYAERIARMGAIGFVFSDDVIPVVHPVGGAEPAIGSNPMAIAVPSEGEPFLIDFAPCATLPTYVRYTKRYGGRLPEGVAHDALGRPTTDPYSVSDGSALQRGLGAIAPLGNKGYGLLLAIDFLSGALMGCDMGSDHASKPKVTKGHLFVAIDPAAFGDPRHFRQAVSARIGAIKGSRKATDTDEIRVPGERSFACRARNLRDGRVNIDAICWEDALKLAKELDLEAPAATT; translated from the coding sequence ATGCTCAACACCAGGACCTGTAGGATCGATGTCGCCACACTCCGTCAATTTATGGAGAACATTCTCGGTGCCGTAGGCTGCGACGTCGCGACGGCACGGGTGCTGGCCGAGGTTCACCTCGAAGCGGACCTACGCGGCATCGGTGTGCAGGGGCTCAACCATCTCATCAACTCTCATGTCGCTAAACTGAAATCGGGCAAGGAAAAGCCGAACGTCAAGCCAAATTTGGTTCACGACAGAGATGCCATTGCGGTTATTGACGGCCAGTCGGGGCCAGGTCCGATCGCAGCTCTATTCGCGGCGGAGCTCGCCGCCCAAAAGGCGCATAAGACCGGCTGCGCCGCCGTCGGCGTGCGCAACAGCCATGATTTGTACATGGCCGGCTATTACGCCGAACGGATCGCACGCATGGGTGCTATCGGCTTTGTGTTCTCCGATGATGTGATTCCGGTCGTCCATCCAGTCGGCGGCGCGGAACCCGCGATTGGCAGCAACCCCATGGCGATCGCTGTGCCGTCGGAGGGCGAACCATTCCTAATCGACTTCGCGCCCTGTGCGACGCTGCCGACTTATGTGCGTTACACCAAGCGCTACGGCGGCCGATTGCCGGAGGGCGTTGCACATGATGCGCTCGGCCGACCGACAACCGATCCATACTCGGTCAGCGACGGCTCCGCACTTCAACGTGGCCTCGGCGCTATCGCTCCCCTTGGCAACAAGGGCTATGGGCTTTTACTTGCAATCGACTTTCTTTCCGGCGCGCTCATGGGCTGCGACATGGGTAGCGACCACGCCTCGAAGCCGAAGGTCACGAAGGGACATCTCTTTGTGGCCATCGACCCCGCCGCGTTTGGCGATCCACGGCACTTTCGCCAAGCTGTGAGCGCCCGTATTGGCGCAATCAAAGGGTCGCGTAAAGCCACAGACACTGACGAAATTCGCGTGCCTGGAGAACGCAGTTTCGCCTGCCGCGCACGTAACCTACGTGACGGACGCGTTAACATCGACGCGATTTGCTGGGAAGACGCGCTCAAGCTCGCGAAGGAGCTCGACCTTGAAGCTCCCGCTGCTACCACGTGA
- the recJ gene encoding single-stranded-DNA-specific exonuclease RecJ, which translates to MAAPGSPPFLGIERSLLGRRWHQRAAEDRAALALAQRLGLPEPVARVLAGRGVGVDEAESFLNPTLRTMLPDPFHLRDMDKAARRIVDAVISCDSIAVFGDYDVDGATSSALLKHFFAAVGVPIRVYIPDRLKEGYGPNAPALLRLKAEGITLVITVDCGTAAFDALETAAEAGLEVVVVDHHVAEPRLPRAVAIVNPNRLDEESPHRQLAAVGVAFLLAVAVNKVLREAGWYRTRSMPDLMQWLDIVALGTVCDVVPLTGVNRALVTQGLKVMARRANPGLTALADVARIDERPNAYHLGFLLGPRVNAGGRVGEADLGARLLTTPDQNEAQALAKRLDGYNSERQAIEAEVLEAAIAAVEATPQGSIAFAAAKGWHPGVIGIVASRLKERYNRPAFVVALEGGIGRGSGRSVSGLDMGAAVIAAKQAGLLVNGGGHAMAAGLTVAADKLDTLRLFLDARIGEEIAEKGIAPTLAIDGALTLQAASRNLVELLEKLQPFGSGNAEPTFVLRDALVVRAEPVGNGHVRAILADAAGGRLKAIAFRNLETPLGQALMRRPATPLHLAGHLRADRWAGPEGVQFIVDDGAEAG; encoded by the coding sequence GTGGCGGCACCTGGTTCCCCGCCTTTCCTCGGGATCGAGCGCTCACTTCTCGGCCGACGCTGGCATCAGCGCGCTGCGGAAGATCGCGCCGCACTGGCGCTTGCCCAACGTCTCGGGTTGCCCGAGCCCGTGGCGCGCGTGCTCGCCGGGCGCGGCGTCGGCGTCGACGAGGCGGAGAGCTTCCTCAATCCCACGCTGCGCACGATGCTGCCGGACCCGTTTCATCTGCGCGACATGGACAAAGCCGCGCGCCGGATCGTGGATGCTGTGATCTCGTGCGACTCGATCGCCGTATTCGGCGACTATGACGTGGACGGTGCTACGTCCTCGGCCCTTCTCAAGCATTTTTTCGCCGCGGTGGGCGTGCCGATCCGGGTCTATATCCCCGACCGGCTCAAGGAAGGCTATGGTCCGAACGCGCCGGCGTTGCTGCGCCTCAAGGCGGAGGGGATCACGCTCGTCATCACGGTCGATTGCGGCACCGCCGCCTTCGATGCGCTTGAGACCGCCGCCGAAGCGGGGCTTGAGGTCGTCGTCGTCGATCACCACGTGGCGGAGCCGCGCCTGCCGCGCGCCGTCGCGATCGTGAATCCGAACCGGCTCGATGAGGAGAGCCCGCACCGACAGCTCGCGGCCGTGGGCGTTGCGTTCCTCCTTGCGGTTGCGGTCAACAAGGTGCTGCGGGAAGCGGGTTGGTACCGCACACGCTCGATGCCGGACCTGATGCAGTGGCTCGACATCGTAGCCCTTGGCACCGTGTGCGATGTGGTGCCGCTTACCGGCGTCAACCGCGCACTCGTGACCCAGGGCCTCAAAGTCATGGCGCGGCGCGCCAACCCCGGCCTTACGGCTTTGGCGGATGTAGCGCGGATCGACGAACGTCCGAATGCCTATCACCTCGGATTCCTCCTGGGGCCGCGCGTGAATGCGGGTGGCCGGGTGGGGGAAGCGGACTTGGGCGCAAGGCTTCTCACGACCCCGGACCAGAACGAGGCCCAAGCGCTCGCCAAGCGCCTCGACGGTTATAATTCGGAGCGCCAGGCGATCGAAGCCGAGGTGCTCGAGGCCGCGATCGCGGCGGTCGAGGCAACGCCGCAAGGTTCAATTGCATTCGCGGCCGCAAAGGGCTGGCATCCCGGCGTCATCGGCATCGTCGCGAGCCGGCTCAAGGAGCGTTACAACCGCCCGGCATTCGTCGTGGCGCTCGAAGGCGGGATCGGCAGGGGCTCGGGCCGCTCGGTGAGCGGGCTCGATATGGGGGCGGCCGTGATCGCGGCGAAACAGGCGGGTCTTCTCGTCAACGGCGGGGGGCACGCGATGGCGGCGGGACTCACGGTGGCCGCCGATAAACTCGACACCCTCCGTCTCTTCCTCGACGCGCGCATCGGCGAGGAGATCGCCGAAAAGGGAATCGCGCCGACCCTCGCCATCGATGGCGCCTTGACGCTTCAGGCGGCCAGCCGGAACCTCGTCGAGCTTCTGGAAAAGCTTCAGCCTTTCGGCTCCGGCAATGCAGAGCCGACCTTCGTGCTGCGCGACGCTCTCGTGGTGCGCGCCGAGCCAGTCGGCAACGGCCACGTGCGCGCGATTCTCGCCGACGCGGCCGGAGGCCGGCTCAAGGCGATTGCGTTCCGAAATCTTGAAACGCCCCTCGGCCAGGCCCTGATGCGACGGCCGGCGACGCCGCTCCATCTTGCGGGCCATCTCCGCGCCGATCGCTGGGCGGGACCGGAAGGTGTGCAGTTCATCGTCGATGACGGTGCCGAGGCGGGATAG
- the glpX gene encoding class II fructose-bisphosphatase: MDRNLALEVVRVTEWAALAASRLMGRGDEKSADQAAVDAMRSALNGLRIEGTVVIGEGERDQAPMLYIGEKVGTGDGPMTDIALDPLEGTTITARGGPNALAVIALAEHGNFLNAPDVYMDKIAVGGGLPEAVVDIDASPKENLRNLAKAKASEVEDLVACILDRPRHAELIAKVREAGARIMLISDGDVSGVIATSLEESGVDIYLGTGGAPEGVLAAAALRCIGGQMQGRLLFRNDDEKSRAHRLGIKDLTRKYTLTELAKGDVMFAATGVTDGSLLRGVRRWKGGGRTHSIVMRSKTGTVRFIEAIHNFERKPGIIGA, from the coding sequence ATGGATCGCAACCTCGCCCTCGAGGTGGTTCGGGTGACCGAATGGGCCGCACTCGCCGCCTCCCGCCTCATGGGCCGCGGCGACGAAAAATCGGCGGACCAGGCAGCCGTGGACGCGATGCGCTCGGCCCTCAACGGTTTGCGCATCGAGGGTACCGTGGTGATCGGCGAGGGCGAGCGCGATCAGGCGCCGATGCTTTACATCGGCGAGAAGGTCGGCACCGGCGACGGCCCTATGACCGACATCGCCCTCGACCCGCTCGAAGGCACGACGATCACGGCGCGCGGCGGGCCGAACGCCCTCGCGGTCATCGCACTCGCCGAGCATGGCAATTTCCTGAACGCGCCCGATGTCTACATGGACAAGATCGCGGTCGGCGGCGGCCTGCCCGAGGCTGTGGTCGACATCGACGCTTCTCCCAAGGAGAACCTGCGGAACCTCGCCAAGGCCAAGGCGAGCGAGGTCGAAGATCTCGTCGCCTGCATACTCGATCGTCCGCGCCACGCGGAACTCATCGCCAAGGTGCGCGAGGCGGGCGCTCGCATCATGCTGATCTCCGACGGCGACGTGAGCGGGGTGATCGCGACCTCGCTCGAGGAGAGTGGCGTCGACATCTATCTCGGCACCGGGGGCGCCCCAGAGGGCGTTCTCGCCGCGGCGGCCTTGCGCTGCATCGGCGGGCAGATGCAAGGCCGGCTGCTTTTTCGTAACGACGATGAGAAGAGCCGCGCCCATCGCCTCGGCATCAAGGACCTCACGCGCAAATACACGCTGACCGAGCTTGCCAAGGGCGATGTGATGTTCGCCGCGACAGGTGTGACCGATGGCTCTCTTCTGCGCGGCGTGCGCCGCTGGAAGGGCGGGGGGCGGACGCATTCGATCGTGATGCGTTCGAAGACCGGCACGGTGCGCTTCATCGAAGCGATCCACAACTTCGAGCGCAAGCCCGGCATCATCGGCGCTTGA
- a CDS encoding homoserine dehydrogenase → MALDRSVSMKSLRIAIAGLGTVGGGTLALLTRNAVLLTERCGSSLDVVAVSARDRKRERAAPLANIEWYDDAVEMARESDADVVVELIGGSDGVAKSVIETALDRRKHVVTANKALLAHHGAVLAEKAERAGVSLNYEAAVAGGIPIVKALRESLAGNRIERVYGILNGTCNYILTDMRRSGREFAAALADAQRLGYAETDPSFDVDGVDAAHKLAILASLAFGTKVNFAGVHMEGIRHVSPHDIAYAEELGYRIKLIGSARLTDHGLEQRVHPCMVSLQTPLAHVEGVLNAVVAKGDFVETTEYEGRGAGAGPTASAVVADLVDIALGRRAPTFGVPASQLKAIKPAPMARHYGAYYVRLMVVDRPGVIADIAAALRDQQVSMEAMIQRGRAPDATVPVVLTTHETEEAAMRRALDQIGALDSMREPPRMIRIEPL, encoded by the coding sequence ATGGCACTCGATCGCTCGGTTTCGATGAAATCGCTTCGCATCGCCATCGCCGGTCTCGGTACGGTCGGCGGCGGAACGCTCGCGCTCCTCACCAGGAACGCGGTCCTGCTGACCGAGCGCTGCGGGTCATCGCTCGACGTCGTCGCCGTCAGTGCCAGGGATCGCAAGCGCGAACGCGCCGCACCGCTTGCGAACATCGAATGGTACGACGACGCGGTCGAGATGGCGCGCGAATCCGACGCCGACGTCGTGGTCGAATTGATCGGCGGTTCGGACGGTGTCGCCAAATCGGTCATCGAGACGGCACTCGATCGGCGCAAGCATGTGGTGACCGCGAACAAGGCGCTGCTTGCCCATCATGGTGCCGTTTTGGCGGAGAAAGCCGAGCGTGCGGGGGTATCGCTCAACTACGAGGCGGCCGTCGCGGGCGGCATTCCGATCGTCAAGGCGTTGCGCGAAAGCCTCGCCGGCAACCGGATCGAGCGCGTCTACGGCATCCTCAACGGCACCTGCAACTATATTTTGACCGACATGCGCCGGAGCGGGCGGGAATTCGCGGCGGCACTTGCGGACGCGCAGCGGCTCGGCTATGCCGAAACGGACCCGAGCTTCGATGTGGATGGCGTCGACGCCGCGCACAAGCTCGCGATACTGGCAAGCCTCGCCTTCGGTACGAAAGTGAACTTCGCGGGCGTGCACATGGAAGGCATTCGCCATGTCTCTCCGCACGACATCGCTTATGCCGAGGAACTCGGTTACCGGATCAAGCTCATCGGCAGCGCGCGGCTCACGGATCACGGCCTCGAACAGCGCGTGCACCCCTGCATGGTCTCACTCCAGACCCCGCTCGCTCACGTCGAGGGCGTTTTGAACGCCGTGGTCGCCAAGGGCGATTTCGTCGAGACGACCGAATATGAGGGCCGTGGTGCGGGTGCGGGTCCGACGGCGTCGGCCGTGGTCGCGGACCTCGTGGATATCGCTCTTGGTCGGCGCGCGCCGACCTTCGGCGTGCCGGCCTCCCAACTCAAAGCCATAAAACCCGCACCCATGGCTCGCCATTACGGCGCCTATTACGTCCGCCTCATGGTGGTCGACCGTCCCGGCGTGATCGCCGACATCGCCGCGGCACTCCGCGACCAGCAGGTGTCGATGGAGGCGATGATCCAACGCGGCCGCGCACCCGACGCGACCGTGCCGGTGGTGCTGACCACCCACGAGACGGAAGAGGCGGCAATGCGCCGTGCCCTCGATCAGATCGGCGCCCTCGACAGCATGCGCGAGCCGCCTCGCATGATCCGGATCGAGCCCCTATGA
- a CDS encoding nitrile hydratase accessory protein, whose translation MSPPERNSVAEQFGALSGLPRDDDGPVFAELWQAQAFAIVVKLFDAGCFTWKEWAATLAAEIAAADARGEGEDGTLYYDYWLAALERIVAEKGIVDPASLLARKAAWAEAYRMTPHGKPVELEPHGPE comes from the coding sequence TTGAGCCCGCCTGAGCGGAATAGCGTCGCCGAACAGTTCGGGGCGCTTTCCGGTTTGCCACGGGACGATGACGGCCCGGTCTTCGCCGAGCTTTGGCAGGCCCAAGCCTTCGCGATCGTCGTCAAACTCTTCGATGCCGGTTGCTTCACCTGGAAGGAGTGGGCGGCAACCCTCGCCGCCGAAATCGCGGCCGCCGATGCGCGCGGAGAGGGCGAGGACGGCACGCTATATTACGATTATTGGCTTGCCGCCCTCGAACGCATCGTCGCGGAGAAGGGGATCGTCGATCCTGCGTCACTCCTTGCACGCAAGGCGGCCTGGGCTGAGGCCTATCGGATGACACCCCACGGCAAGCCGGTCGAGCTCGAGCCGCACGGACCGGAATAA
- the nthB gene encoding nitrile hydratase subunit beta, with product MNSVHDMGGMHGLGPIEYEKDEPVFHAQWEARAFALTVVMGAWGKWNIDAGRHARESIPGPEYLRMSYYEKWLTGLESLAVRQGLITETELASGRPAPGSEKRTPPVNADTVARNLRKGVPVTRDLPVTPRFKAGQRVRAKNLHPTGHTRLPRYARGKLGVIERDHGVHVFPDSNAHFRGENPQHLYSVRFTATELWGDEAKGSDSVALDLWDDHLEPA from the coding sequence ATGAACAGTGTCCACGACATGGGTGGGATGCATGGCCTCGGCCCGATTGAATACGAGAAGGACGAGCCGGTGTTTCACGCGCAGTGGGAAGCGCGCGCGTTTGCGCTGACGGTTGTTATGGGCGCTTGGGGCAAATGGAACATCGACGCGGGGCGCCATGCACGCGAGAGTATTCCAGGCCCCGAATATCTCCGCATGAGCTACTACGAGAAGTGGCTCACGGGCCTTGAAAGCCTCGCGGTGCGCCAGGGCCTTATCACCGAGACGGAGCTGGCAAGCGGGCGACCCGCGCCCGGATCGGAGAAAAGGACACCACCGGTGAACGCGGACACCGTGGCCCGGAACCTCAGGAAGGGAGTGCCGGTGACGCGCGATTTACCGGTGACGCCGCGCTTCAAGGCCGGTCAGCGCGTGCGGGCGAAGAATCTCCATCCGACTGGGCACACGCGCTTGCCCCGCTATGCGCGCGGGAAGCTCGGCGTGATTGAGCGAGATCACGGCGTTCACGTCTTCCCCGACAGCAACGCGCATTTTCGCGGCGAGAATCCGCAGCATCTCTATTCGGTGCGCTTCACCGCGACCGAGCTATGGGGCGATGAGGCGAAGGGAAGCGACTCCGTCGCCCTCGACCTCTGGGACGATCATCTTGAGCCCGCCTGA
- the nthA gene encoding nitrile hydratase subunit alpha — MGKHEHGTDSLDRRHHHAGQDAPSDLTLRVKALESLLVEKGLVDPAALDVLIDAYEHKIGPRNGARVVAKAWIDPAYRKRLFNDATAAIAELGYTGRQGEHMVALENTAKVHNLVVCTLCSCYPLPVLGLPPVWYKSSPYRSRAVIDPRGVLHELGLELPDDVEVRVWDSTSEVRYLVVPERPAGTEQLSEEQLAALVTRDAMIGVAKVAPPA, encoded by the coding sequence ATGGGTAAGCACGAACATGGCACGGATAGCCTCGACCGGCGCCATCACCATGCCGGACAGGACGCCCCGTCCGATTTGACGCTGCGGGTCAAGGCGCTCGAGTCCCTCCTGGTCGAGAAGGGGCTCGTCGATCCCGCCGCACTCGACGTGCTGATCGATGCCTACGAGCACAAGATCGGTCCGCGCAACGGCGCACGCGTGGTCGCCAAGGCGTGGATCGACCCGGCCTACCGGAAGCGGCTCTTCAATGATGCGACGGCGGCGATCGCCGAGCTCGGCTATACGGGTCGCCAGGGCGAGCACATGGTCGCCCTCGAAAACACCGCGAAGGTCCACAACCTCGTCGTCTGCACGTTATGTTCCTGCTATCCCCTGCCGGTGCTCGGCCTGCCGCCGGTCTGGTACAAATCGTCGCCGTATCGCTCGCGCGCCGTGATCGACCCGCGCGGCGTACTGCACGAGTTGGGGCTCGAACTTCCGGACGACGTCGAGGTGCGCGTATGGGACTCGACCTCCGAAGTGCGTTACCTCGTCGTACCCGAACGGCCGGCAGGGACGGAACAGCTGAGCGAGGAGCAGCTCGCCGCCCTCGTCACCCGCGACGCCATGATCGGCGTCGCCAAAGTCGCCCCACCCGCCTAG
- a CDS encoding OmpA family protein, with translation MGAHRISVIAAIATLLLAACTDQTNLDLREGLVQHVKQPLPGVDQPFPNLSSVPDTPPPIPSKAARSELAKSLEADNKSATYNPDLSQAPKLPPEPQELPPNFLTALSPVKVPDAPGQQIVPEAQSAALVTEMPPFAGAAHSSRIAIVLFSSGSAEIDRTQVAKLEPIATLLRRQGGGVQVVGYAASEGGGSGAQGRIADFHLSLERANGVGRALVGLGVKPSELVVSAAGVGAPTISLVGVSGSDAEERADVYYWH, from the coding sequence GTGGGCGCACACAGGATTTCGGTCATCGCGGCTATAGCGACGCTTCTACTGGCGGCATGCACCGACCAGACCAACCTGGATCTTCGGGAAGGGCTCGTTCAGCACGTCAAGCAACCGCTGCCGGGGGTCGATCAACCGTTTCCCAACCTCTCGAGCGTTCCCGACACCCCACCGCCGATCCCGTCGAAGGCGGCTCGTAGCGAGCTGGCAAAGTCGCTCGAGGCCGACAACAAGAGCGCCACTTACAACCCCGACTTATCGCAGGCGCCGAAACTTCCGCCCGAGCCGCAGGAATTGCCGCCCAATTTTCTGACCGCACTCTCGCCCGTCAAGGTGCCCGATGCGCCGGGGCAGCAAATAGTCCCCGAGGCTCAATCGGCAGCCCTCGTGACCGAAATGCCGCCCTTCGCTGGCGCGGCCCACTCGAGTCGAATTGCTATTGTCTTGTTTTCGTCCGGCTCGGCCGAGATCGATCGGACGCAAGTCGCAAAGCTCGAGCCGATTGCGACTTTGCTGCGCCGCCAGGGTGGCGGCGTGCAGGTTGTGGGTTATGCCGCTTCCGAGGGTGGTGGGAGCGGTGCGCAGGGCAGGATCGCCGATTTCCACCTCTCACTCGAACGGGCGAACGGTGTGGGGCGCGCACTCGTTGGCCTCGGCGTCAAGCCCAGCGAGCTTGTCGTCAGTGCGGCCGGAGTGGGGGCGCCGACGATTTCTCTTGTGGGGGTTTCGGGAAGCGACGCCGAGGAGCGCGCCGACGTTTACTACTGGCACTGA